A single region of the Nocardioides ochotonae genome encodes:
- a CDS encoding carboxyl transferase domain-containing protein, with product MTDDGRPDLRALTDQLRERLATARRGGSQAARDKHTARGKLLVRERVARLLDPGSPFLEIAPLAAYGMYGAEGEEHAVPSAGVVAGIGRVSGRTCMVVANDATVKGGTYYPLTVKKHLRAQTIALENNLPCLYLVDSGGAFLPMQDEVFPDREHFGRIFFHQAQLSARGIPQVAAVMGSCTAGGAYVPAMSDETVIVRNQGTIFLGGPPLVKAATGEVVTAEELGGGEVHARTSGVVDHLAEDDAHALAILRGIAETFPAPAPTPWEVRPVEEPAEDPTTLYDVVPTDPRTPYDVREVIRRVVDGSRFSEFKQLYGETLVCAFAHVWGHPVGIIANNGVLFSESALKGAHFVELCNQRGIPLVFLQNISGFMVGREYENRGIARDGAKLVTAVACSVVPKLTVVIGGSFGAGNYGMAGRAYDPRFLWMWPNARISVMGGEQAASVLATVRRDGLEARGEEWPVEAEEAFKAPIREQYDAQGSAYYSTARLWDDGIIDPADTRRVLGLALATTAHAPVPAPSYGIFRM from the coding sequence GTGACCGACGACGGACGGCCCGACCTGCGGGCGCTCACCGACCAGCTGCGCGAGCGGCTCGCGACCGCCCGGCGCGGCGGGTCCCAGGCGGCCCGCGACAAGCACACCGCGCGCGGCAAGCTGCTGGTGCGCGAGCGGGTCGCCCGGCTGCTCGACCCCGGGAGCCCGTTCCTGGAGATCGCGCCGCTCGCGGCGTACGGGATGTACGGCGCCGAGGGCGAGGAGCACGCGGTGCCCTCGGCCGGCGTGGTCGCGGGGATCGGCCGGGTGTCGGGACGCACCTGCATGGTGGTCGCCAACGACGCGACGGTGAAGGGCGGCACCTACTACCCGCTCACGGTCAAGAAGCACCTGCGCGCGCAGACGATCGCGCTCGAGAACAACCTGCCGTGCCTCTACCTCGTCGACTCCGGCGGCGCGTTCCTGCCGATGCAGGACGAGGTCTTCCCCGACCGCGAGCACTTCGGGCGGATCTTCTTCCACCAGGCCCAGCTCTCGGCGCGCGGCATCCCGCAGGTCGCCGCGGTGATGGGCTCGTGCACCGCGGGCGGCGCCTACGTGCCGGCGATGAGCGACGAGACCGTCATCGTGCGCAACCAGGGCACGATCTTCCTCGGCGGACCGCCGCTGGTGAAGGCAGCGACCGGCGAGGTCGTCACCGCCGAGGAGCTCGGCGGGGGAGAGGTGCACGCCCGCACCTCCGGGGTGGTCGACCACCTCGCCGAGGACGACGCCCACGCGCTCGCCATCCTGCGCGGGATCGCGGAGACCTTCCCGGCCCCGGCCCCCACGCCGTGGGAGGTGCGCCCGGTCGAGGAGCCCGCCGAGGACCCCACGACGCTGTACGACGTGGTGCCGACCGACCCGCGCACGCCGTACGACGTGCGCGAGGTGATCCGCCGGGTGGTGGACGGCAGCCGGTTCTCGGAGTTCAAGCAGCTCTACGGCGAGACCCTGGTCTGCGCGTTCGCGCACGTGTGGGGCCACCCGGTCGGGATCATCGCCAACAACGGCGTGCTGTTCAGCGAGTCCGCGCTCAAGGGCGCGCACTTCGTCGAGCTGTGCAACCAGCGCGGCATCCCGCTGGTCTTCCTGCAGAACATCTCCGGCTTCATGGTCGGGCGCGAGTACGAGAACCGCGGGATCGCCCGCGACGGCGCCAAGCTGGTCACCGCCGTCGCGTGCAGCGTGGTCCCCAAGCTCACCGTCGTCATCGGCGGCTCGTTCGGCGCCGGCAACTACGGCATGGCCGGGCGCGCCTACGACCCGCGCTTCTTGTGGATGTGGCCCAACGCCCGGATCTCGGTGATGGGCGGCGAGCAGGCCGCCTCGGTGCTGGCCACCGTGCGCCGCGACGGCCTGGAGGCCCGCGGCGAGGAGTGGCCGGTGGAGGCCGAGGAGGCGTTCAAGGCCCCGATCCGCGAGCAGTACGACGCGCAGGGCTCGGCGTACTACTCCACCGCCCGGCTCTGGGACGACGGCATCATCGACCCCGCCGACACCCGCCGGGTGCTCGGCCTCGCCCTGGCGACGACCGCGCACGCCCCGGTCCCGGCGCCCTCCTACGGCATCTTCCGGATGTGA
- a CDS encoding MBL fold metallo-hydrolase, whose product MRLKPGRPDLQRYAARFDVPPADGSSGGTSGGSSDGRPVVTFAGVSTLLIDDGETALLTDGYFSRPGLLRVGLGRVAPDARRIDAALGRLGVDRLAVVAPVHTHIDHALDSAVVAQRTGAVLAGGASATYVGLGGGLPQDRLHRVEPGRPHTWGAFTLTWVESAHCPPDRFPGAITAPVVPPVRATAYRCGEAWSLLLSHASGRTALVQGSAGFVPGALASHRAEVAYLGVGQLGVQPERYLEHYWTSTVRAVGARRVVLTHWDDFFRSLEHPLRALPYVGDDLDLTMAVLGRLAAEDGVALHLPTAFRREDPWAGLATGS is encoded by the coding sequence ATGCGACTCAAGCCCGGACGGCCCGACCTGCAGCGGTACGCCGCGCGCTTCGACGTCCCGCCCGCGGACGGCTCGTCGGGCGGGACGTCGGGCGGCTCGTCGGACGGAAGGCCGGTGGTGACCTTCGCGGGGGTGTCCACGCTGCTGATCGACGACGGGGAGACCGCACTGCTGACCGACGGCTACTTCAGCCGGCCCGGGCTGCTGCGCGTCGGGCTGGGCCGGGTGGCGCCGGACGCCCGGCGCATCGACGCCGCACTGGGCCGGCTCGGCGTGGACCGGCTCGCGGTGGTCGCGCCCGTCCACACCCACATCGACCACGCGCTCGACTCCGCGGTCGTCGCGCAGCGCACCGGGGCGGTCCTGGCTGGCGGCGCCAGCGCGACGTACGTCGGGCTCGGCGGCGGACTCCCGCAGGACCGGCTGCACCGGGTGGAGCCCGGCCGGCCGCACACCTGGGGCGCCTTCACGCTGACCTGGGTGGAGTCCGCACACTGCCCGCCGGACCGCTTCCCCGGGGCGATCACCGCGCCGGTCGTGCCGCCCGTGCGGGCGACGGCGTACCGCTGCGGCGAGGCCTGGTCGCTCCTCCTCTCCCACGCGAGCGGTCGCACCGCCCTGGTGCAGGGCAGCGCCGGGTTCGTCCCGGGCGCACTGGCGAGCCACCGCGCCGAGGTCGCCTACCTCGGCGTCGGGCAGCTCGGCGTGCAGCCGGAGCGCTACCTCGAGCACTACTGGACCTCGACCGTGCGCGCGGTCGGCGCACGCCGCGTGGTGCTGACCCACTGGGACGACTTCTTCCGCTCCCTGGAGCACCCGCTCCGCGCGCTGCCGTACGTCGGGGACGACCTCGACCTGACGATGGCCGTGCTCGGCCGGCTGGCCGCCGAGGACGGGGTCGCCCTGCACCTCCCGACGGCGTTCCGGCGCGAGGACCCGTGGGCCGGGCTCGCCACCGGCAGCTGA
- a CDS encoding acetyl/propionyl/methylcrotonyl-CoA carboxylase subunit alpha, which yields MTRRAVPIRTLLIANRGEIALRVMRTARALGIRTVAIFTDLDAAAPHVRAATDAVRVSSYLDVDAVVSAARVSGADAVHPGYGFLSERAELARALDAAGIRLVGPSAEVIDLMGRKDAAREVAIAAGVPVVPQGEPGSPDGYPVLVKAASGGGGKGMRIVRTPEEYDAAVAAAKREALAAFGDDTLLVERYVEHGRHLEVQVLADAHGNVLHLFERDCSTQRRHQKVLEEAPGPTVDPFLRHRLTTAAVELARQVGYVGAGTVEFLLDADTGEFYFLEMNTRLQVEHPVTEAVTGIDLVAMQLRVASGEELDHTQDQFVMGIHGHAIEARVYAEDAFGGFLPQAGTASLVRWPGPPEAETSAEATTVRVHHALESGQVVSTAYDPMLGKVIVHGPDRESARLALLDALAGTAVLGLTTNTGFLHALVASEEFRDATIDTAWLDTAEVPAPSPDLPRMMAAWVAAMLIAGEEDPSDPFRADGWRSAGEPAPVRVELDRPVLVDRVRGTVDGVPVRQHAAADHVLVLSIDGRRHRAVVNVQPHLAEVVHLGQRFVFRRPDVLADHGPAIGDGTVLAPMPGTVLEVSVAVGEEVVEGQALGMMEAMKMELTLRAPFAGTLAAVDAVAGTQVALGTPLFHVEPAGQE from the coding sequence ATGACCCGCCGAGCCGTGCCGATCCGCACGCTCCTCATCGCCAACCGCGGCGAGATCGCGCTGCGCGTCATGCGCACCGCGCGCGCCCTCGGGATCCGCACGGTCGCGATCTTCACCGACCTCGACGCCGCGGCGCCGCACGTGCGCGCGGCCACCGACGCGGTCCGGGTGAGCAGCTACCTCGACGTCGACGCGGTCGTGAGCGCGGCTCGGGTCAGCGGCGCCGACGCCGTGCACCCCGGCTACGGCTTCCTCTCCGAGCGCGCCGAGCTGGCCCGCGCCCTCGACGCCGCCGGGATCCGCCTGGTCGGCCCGAGCGCAGAGGTCATCGACCTGATGGGCCGCAAGGACGCCGCCCGCGAGGTCGCGATCGCGGCCGGTGTCCCGGTCGTCCCCCAGGGCGAGCCGGGCAGCCCCGACGGTTACCCGGTCCTGGTCAAGGCCGCCTCGGGCGGCGGCGGCAAGGGCATGCGGATCGTCCGCACCCCCGAGGAGTACGACGCCGCGGTGGCCGCCGCGAAGCGCGAGGCGCTGGCGGCGTTCGGCGACGACACCCTGCTGGTGGAGCGGTACGTCGAGCACGGCCGGCACCTGGAGGTGCAGGTCCTCGCCGACGCGCACGGGAACGTGCTCCACCTCTTCGAGCGCGACTGCTCCACCCAGCGCCGGCACCAGAAGGTGCTGGAGGAGGCCCCCGGGCCGACCGTCGACCCGTTCCTGCGGCACCGGCTGACCACGGCGGCCGTCGAGCTGGCCCGCCAGGTCGGCTACGTCGGCGCCGGCACCGTGGAGTTCCTCCTCGACGCCGACACCGGCGAGTTCTACTTCCTGGAGATGAACACCCGGCTCCAGGTCGAGCACCCGGTCACCGAGGCGGTCACCGGGATCGACCTGGTCGCAATGCAGCTGCGGGTCGCGTCCGGGGAGGAGCTGGACCACACCCAGGATCAGTTCGTGATGGGCATCCACGGCCACGCCATCGAGGCCCGGGTGTACGCCGAGGACGCGTTCGGCGGCTTCCTGCCGCAGGCCGGCACCGCCTCGCTCGTGCGCTGGCCGGGGCCGCCGGAGGCGGAGACCTCCGCGGAGGCCACGACCGTCCGGGTGCACCACGCGCTGGAGAGCGGGCAGGTGGTCTCCACGGCGTACGACCCGATGCTCGGCAAGGTGATCGTGCACGGGCCGGACCGCGAGTCGGCCCGCCTCGCGCTCCTCGACGCCCTGGCCGGCACGGCGGTCCTGGGGCTCACCACCAACACCGGCTTCCTGCATGCCCTGGTCGCGAGCGAGGAGTTCCGCGACGCGACCATCGACACCGCCTGGCTGGACACCGCCGAGGTCCCCGCGCCCTCGCCCGACCTGCCCCGGATGATGGCGGCCTGGGTGGCGGCGATGCTGATCGCCGGCGAGGAGGACCCGAGCGACCCCTTCCGGGCCGACGGCTGGCGCTCGGCCGGCGAGCCCGCCCCGGTCCGGGTCGAGCTGGACCGCCCGGTGCTCGTGGACCGGGTCCGCGGCACCGTCGACGGCGTACCCGTGCGGCAGCACGCGGCCGCCGACCACGTGCTGGTGCTCAGCATTGACGGGCGCCGACACCGCGCGGTCGTGAACGTGCAGCCGCACCTCGCCGAGGTCGTCCACCTCGGTCAGCGCTTCGTGTTCCGCCGTCCCGACGTGCTCGCCGACCACGGGCCGGCCATCGGCGACGGCACCGTCCTCGCGCCGATGCCGGGCACCGTGCTGGAGGTGAGCGTCGCGGTCGGCGAGGAGGTCGTCGAGGGCCAGGCGCTGGGCATGATGGAGGCGATGAAGATGGAGCTGACGCTGCGCGCGCCGTTCGCCGGCACCCTCGCCGCGGTCGACGCGGTCGCCGGGACCCAGGTCGCGCTCGGGACGCCGTTGTTCCACGTGGAACCAGCGGGACAGGAGTGA
- a CDS encoding hydroxymethylglutaryl-CoA lyase has translation MTSLPMTVRDPALPERVTIWEVGPRDGLQNESALVPTEVKAEFCRRLLAAGLPVVEATSFVHPRWVPQLADAADLLTALAADLGETARDLPVLVPNERGLDRALELGCRHVAIFASATETFAQRNLNRSLEGQLAMFEPTVRRAKDAGLEVRGYVSMCFGDPWEGPVPLEQVVTVGRRLLDLGADRLSIGDTIGVGTAAHVAALVEAFGAAGVPVERLAMHFHDTYGQALANAHAALRAGVTTLDASAGGLGGCPYAHSATGNLATEDLVWLLDGLGIEHGVDLEALVATSTWMAAHLGRPSPSAVVRALAQSSG, from the coding sequence ATGACGAGCCTGCCGATGACCGTGCGCGACCCCGCGCTGCCCGAGCGGGTGACCATCTGGGAGGTCGGCCCGCGCGACGGGCTGCAGAACGAGTCCGCGCTGGTGCCGACCGAGGTGAAGGCGGAGTTCTGCCGGCGGCTGCTCGCCGCGGGCCTGCCGGTGGTCGAGGCGACCAGCTTCGTGCACCCGCGCTGGGTGCCGCAGCTGGCCGACGCCGCCGACCTGCTCACCGCCCTGGCCGCCGACCTCGGCGAGACCGCCCGCGACCTGCCGGTGCTGGTGCCCAACGAGCGCGGCCTGGACCGGGCGCTGGAGCTGGGCTGTCGCCACGTCGCGATCTTCGCCTCGGCCACCGAGACCTTCGCCCAGCGCAACCTCAACCGCTCGTTGGAGGGCCAGCTGGCGATGTTCGAGCCGACCGTACGCCGCGCGAAGGACGCCGGCCTGGAGGTCCGCGGCTACGTCTCGATGTGCTTCGGCGACCCCTGGGAGGGGCCGGTGCCGCTCGAGCAGGTCGTCACCGTGGGGCGCCGGCTGCTCGACCTGGGCGCCGATCGGCTCAGCATCGGCGACACCATCGGCGTCGGCACCGCCGCCCATGTCGCCGCGCTGGTGGAGGCGTTCGGGGCGGCCGGCGTACCGGTCGAGCGGCTCGCGATGCACTTCCACGACACCTACGGACAGGCGCTCGCCAACGCCCACGCGGCGCTGCGCGCGGGGGTCACCACCCTGGACGCCAGCGCCGGCGGACTGGGCGGCTGCCCCTACGCGCACAGCGCCACCGGCAACCTCGCCACCGAGGACCTGGTGTGGCTGCTGGACGGTCTCGGGATCGAGCACGGGGTCGACCTCGAGGCCCTCGTCGCGACCAGCACCTGGATGGCCGCGCACCTGGGGCGACCGAGCCCGTCGGCCGTCGTACGGGCACTGGCACAATCGTCCGGGTGA